A region from the Haloarchaeobius salinus genome encodes:
- a CDS encoding AbrB/MazE/SpoVT family DNA-binding domain-containing protein has protein sequence MSSDRIDAESKVSGNQANIPARIRRELNIDDGDQLRWQLEDDGSIRVHVIQQQTGTFADFDGYAGEEPTDVMSEHDAWGVDVE, from the coding sequence ATGAGCAGCGATAGAATCGACGCCGAAAGCAAGGTGTCTGGAAACCAGGCAAACATCCCCGCCCGGATTCGGCGTGAACTCAATATTGACGATGGTGATCAACTCCGCTGGCAGCTCGAAGACGACGGGAGCATTCGGGTCCACGTCATCCAACAGCAAACAGGCACGTTCGCCGACTTCGACGGCTACGCTGGTGAGGAACCGACCGACGTAATGAGCGAACACGACGCCTGGGGCGTCGACGTCGAGTAA
- a CDS encoding PIN domain-containing protein translates to MPRALIDTTVLFAAAYRRDSSHDAALPVLQGIDNGTLPEAVVLDYVLAETLNGLTTHAGHDAAVDLLDRIEENARFHINSLTTDALATGKALFRQHEPLSFVDACIVAYMQTEGLGYLYALDDDFDAVEDVYRLETATNPYDPN, encoded by the coding sequence ATGCCCCGTGCACTCATCGATACGACAGTCCTCTTTGCTGCCGCATACCGACGAGATAGTTCACACGATGCCGCGCTTCCCGTGCTGCAGGGCATCGACAATGGAACGCTCCCGGAGGCAGTCGTCTTGGATTACGTCCTCGCGGAAACGCTCAACGGCCTCACGACCCACGCCGGCCACGACGCAGCTGTCGATCTTCTCGATCGCATCGAAGAAAACGCCCGCTTCCACATCAACTCACTCACCACCGACGCCCTCGCGACAGGGAAGGCCCTCTTTCGCCAACACGAACCGCTCTCCTTCGTCGACGCCTGCATTGTCGCGTATATGCAAACCGAGGGGCTCGGCTACCTGTATGCGCTCGACGACGATTTTGACGCTGTCGAGGATGTCTATCGACTCGAAACAGCAACGAATCCCTACGATCCGAATTGA
- a CDS encoding MarR family transcriptional regulator, with protein sequence MLRRIELEVLATVYPGDTISELATKLDHSESYLSRAVADLVEKGLVYTERDGRRKRIVPSDARAVELYQDLVRQHSHIEFPELLTGKALEVLYYLDQPRTVSEIADRSDNYRNTVNRVLKRFRDRGLVGTADGRYDFNADFDSLHEFARELAHHLHRQRLESVAPKGTILWEDYDEFLAQAETEIEAEGFHETGLARFAAFDLQFLLTGHRYYVYSENLDAVSPAELCCHTLLIDDGSRHRSYCLLLLSHVDVDEAALREQAAKYGLEEEIDVLLRYLETHGEVDDNRLVEWDEFQELAADYEVRLS encoded by the coding sequence GTGCTCCGGCGCATCGAACTCGAGGTCCTCGCCACGGTCTACCCCGGCGACACGATCTCCGAGCTCGCGACGAAGCTCGACCACAGCGAGAGCTACCTCTCTCGTGCCGTCGCCGACCTCGTCGAGAAGGGGCTCGTCTACACGGAACGCGACGGCCGTCGAAAACGCATCGTCCCGTCGGATGCTCGCGCCGTCGAGCTCTATCAGGACCTCGTCCGCCAGCACTCCCACATCGAGTTCCCTGAACTGCTGACCGGGAAAGCACTCGAGGTGCTGTACTACCTCGACCAGCCGCGAACCGTCTCCGAGATCGCCGACCGGAGCGACAATTACCGCAACACGGTCAACCGCGTCCTCAAGCGGTTTCGCGACCGTGGGCTCGTCGGGACGGCCGACGGCCGCTATGACTTCAACGCGGACTTCGACAGCCTCCACGAGTTCGCCCGTGAACTCGCACACCATCTACATCGTCAACGCCTCGAATCGGTCGCCCCGAAGGGCACGATTCTCTGGGAGGACTACGACGAATTCCTCGCCCAGGCTGAGACGGAGATCGAGGCAGAGGGGTTCCACGAAACCGGACTCGCTCGATTCGCGGCCTTCGACCTCCAGTTCCTGCTCACCGGCCACCGCTACTACGTCTACTCCGAGAATCTCGACGCAGTCTCGCCGGCGGAGCTCTGCTGTCACACGCTGCTGATCGACGACGGCAGCCGCCACCGCTCGTACTGTCTCCTCCTGCTCAGCCACGTCGACGTCGACGAGGCGGCCCTCCGAGAGCAGGCGGCGAAGTATGGCCTCGAAGAGGAAATCGACGTCTTGCTGCGCTACCTCGAGACGCACGGCGAGGTCGACGACAACCGTCTCGTGGAGTGGGACGAGTTCCAGGAGCTGGCGGCTGACTACGAGGTGCGACTATCCTGA